The genomic region cttttttttattaaagcattcatagctgttgtaaacgcatttaaaaatatcagctgtcaatcaaatatggtctgcccctcctctatgccagtggcatagaggtggggcagacaattactttcactttccattcagcacttcctagatgtcactgctctccctgcattcccccagctctcttaacgatttaattgtgtaaccaggacatggggatggacattgggtccctgtcccctcgtgcataaacaagattctgagatgatacaaggcttctcttaataacaagttccacaaaatggctccttcctggttgctataattatgagttcccagactgatggaaacaatattcaaataatttatacagtgtaattaaagttcattttgcttgactaacatgataaaataggatttggaataattttgtttggttgacgggtcccctttaatagaatgGAAATGACGTTACTACAAACAGTTGATTCAGAATTAGAGTTTGGCAAGACAATCTATCATTGTGACTCCTAATAACATTCATTGCTTTTTTGATTACCTATTCTGCTTCAGATATAATAAACTTGTTAATCATTTTTCTTGTActttacaaaaaacattattcaCCAGAAAGCTGTTCCATCAGTGCAAACTAGGTAATTTTAGTTGTGctaaataaagggaaaatgatGGCTGGTATTGTAGGAGCATATgcattccattataatcaatgacTGACACTATTTTAATCAAACAGGCGAGGGTAGGGGAAATTGCTTCTGCGGATACGGTAAGATGAATAGGTTGACAGTTTGATACCGAATGTGACTTACAGGACAGTCAAACCCTCCATTCAGCTGGATGACTGAGTTGGGGAGGTTATTAGAGTGGGCAGTTTCAATACAAAAGAGGGTGTAAGACGCGCTGGGAGATCCGCTccttctcttacctcccggcacgTCTCTCTGTGGTCTCGGGTGCGTAGgcgtgcacttccgggtttggGTTCTCTCGACGCTGGCGTTTGACGCCAAATCATCTTTAAAACACTCCTCCACCATTTTGacaatgcccaagctggttccagttttactgttCATGCCAAAGCGTTTGTTTGTGatctgaattcctggtttttgactcccgTCTGACTTTTTGACTCTGATTATTGCTGCCCGCCTTGAACCTCTTGCCTGATTCTCGACTAGGTCTCCTCTttatccttgccggtacctcgtttacggacttGTTGTCACGCACTCTTCCTTgtgttttccgcagcagaaagcctggggcccctAAAGGGCATCGGTAAACACCAGAATCCGCAGGGTTACCCTGTGCATTGAGAGTGTACCCACCGCCAAGCAAGGTTCACGATAACAAGATCATTATAGAAGggcaaagaaataaaaaccaaAGGAAAGGAGATTGATTAGATAATATGATTGTATTAGGCACTTGCCAGCTGTGATGATCTCAGACCACCTAGAACCTAAGAGGGGAACAACGTCTTTGTCCAagggaaaaacaataaatatttttatgtgattaaatatttttatgtgaTTGATGTGAGCGATAGGGATAcaccgaacccaggattcggtttgggattcggcctttttaagcaggattctgattcggacgaatccttcttacaggccgaaccaaatctgaatcctaatttgcatatgcaaattagaggggaagggaaattgtgtgactttttgtcacaaaacaagaaagtaaaaaatgttaccccctccaatttgcatatgcaaattagggctcggattcggttcggtattcggccgaatctttcaagtaGGAttcgaggattcggccgaatccaaaatagtggattcggtgcatccctagtgagtGATGACCAAAACAATTTaatgcctacaaaattaggaCTTTTTCATTTAGTCAATATGCCACCACGATATAATCTACAAAAATAATCTACGAAAACAGACCTCTAACTAGACTACTAGCTAGACTAATACTAAACTAATAAAAAGTAGTCCTGTAAGGAAAGTGTGTCATTTCGTTATTTCACTCTTTTAAAAGGGGACACTTGTTGAATACACATTTCTGTAGGCTAAATGCACAGATCACGGAGCTGTGTGCAGTCCTGCATTCAAATTGCAGCATGTATCTGCAATAAGTgtcctcttttaaaggggtgatatGGTGACCCTATTCAAGATTATACCTTTAATGCAAGATGACCAGTATATAAAATGAAGTAGTTATGGTTAAATATGAATCAGGGTTAgaatgggctggcgggacactgggaaaaaacccggtgggccctgacagCCCAGAACTGCTCCCCACAGCTGGCAGCTGCTGCTCTATTGCCTGGCCTCCCTGCCCAATCGCAAAAAGAAATGCTTCCCAAGAAGCTATGtgctgagggggctgccatatttgtgtagcactagtccattagcattagagatgcaccgaatcctaatttgcatttttgtcacaaaagaaggaactaaaaaatgtttcccttcctgcccctaatttacatatgcaaattaggattcagtattctGTTCGGTATGCgaccgaatcttttgtgaaggattcgggggttcagccgaatccagaatagtggatttggtgcatccctagttagcattagaaactctaactgacagactgagatggaaCAGTCAAATTGGCaaaagtttaggaacttcaactaacaataacttagataaacaaaccttaatgtacattcatattttaaaatgaactttttttagtgtcagtatcactttaagggggaCTGAGGGGGATTTGCTGGGGCAGGAGGCTGGTGAGGATTTTCAGCTGGGGGGAACATGGGGGGTGGTGAGGACCCAGTTGTCCCAGACCCCCCCAATCTGAAGTTGTGCCTACCTCATCCTTATGAGCACCGCTGCATATCAAACCCATAAACCCAAGACTGATTAATGATCAGTTGGAATGTGTGCTACATACATGTTTTGGTCATTATGAAATGCATGAAGCCAAATACATTGCAAGATACTCATGCCCAAAGCGTAGCAAAGAACATATCAATGGGTGCTGCATGGCTACACAGATATTATCCCGGTCTGCAGCAGGCTTCTAAATGAAATTGGCTCAGATCGGTCACGGATAGGAAAACAACTCATTATGGCTGACAGGGGTTCTTTGAGAGCAGATACAGAGGATTGTGTGGCCTTTTGTCTCTTTGCCTTGTACCCAATGAAAAACAGGAAAGACTTTACTAAAACAAACCTAGAAAAATGGAGCAGAAATTAAATGTCAGATTATCTCATGCAGGTGTCCCATAAGTagctatagacaaatacaagagtcctctgcgctcaaccattatcaatataattaagacattttgtgcatactgctactaactgccttaccctttaaacaaaacagggattgtttgtccatatatattgcaatatatttaagctggccaactacgtcaaagtcatcccatatctggccagtcctatgctcaattttcatctgattcattaagaattctattgtttcattatacattttacaaagggactaagttttacctgcaacttacttgctgctttcaaagtaaaactcccaaacttggctgcccttttattagacaccagtgggatcacctgactatagctgggaggggtgggagctacaacatggagctggtcactactcctgtataactataacaaacaagggaaagttgtgctcaccactaatttttaaaaccattagatggggtgaaatgaggctgtgaccacaaaatacatccCAGCTATAGTGTGGTACAGAATGAAAGCATAATGTTACACTCTCATGTAAAAGCAAATCAAATCAAacacaaaaatgcaaacaaatataGAAAACGGGCAGCTGGAATGTTTGAAATCCTCTTGTAAACGTTTTTCTTTGCATTATTTAAAAGGGACACTAGATGGTGACAAAgtcattcaaatacatttttataaaacaattcaGTTGCAAAACAAAGTAACACATCATAACATTTGCTCTCCAAATAATTGTGAACTATAACAGACAACAacttaatgaaaaccaatatctGATTTTCAGATACTTGGAGTTGTGAATACATAGTTTATCTCACAATGTTAatcttatgtcttttttttttttaaacatacacatACTCTTAGAATCTTTGGTGTGGACACAGAAGTGCTAACATGCTTTCACTGTAGATCCTAGTTTTAGGGTTTCACATAACCTTAAAAAAACACATAGTTTAGTTATGCATTGTGCTAATCTTACCCtactcctactatacctgctatcccacagtcacactcccttcccataaactattattccactgttactataggcaccatctttccctactatacctgctatcccacagtcacactcccttcccagagactattatccactgttactataggcaccatctctccctactatacctgctatcccacagtcacactcccttcccagagactattaccccactgttactataggcaccatctctccctactatacctgctatcccacagtcactctcccttcccagagactattatcccactgttactataggcaccatctctccctactatacctgctatcccacagtcacactcccttcccagagactattatcccactgttactataggcaccatctctccctactttacctgctatcccacagtcacactcccttcccagagactattatccactgttactataggcaccacctgtccttactatacctgctatcccacagtcacactcccttcccagagactattatccactgttactataggcaccatctctccctactatacctgctatcccaaagtcacactcccttcccagagactattatcccactgttactataggcaccatctctccctactatacctgctatcccacagtcactctcccttcccagagactattatcccactgttactataggcaccatctctccctactatacctgctatcccacagtcacagtcccttcccagagactattatcccactgttactatagacaccatctctccctactatacctgctatcccacagtcactctcccttcccagagactattattccactgttactataggcaccatctctccctactatacctgctatcccacagtcacactcccttcccagagactattatcccactgttactataggcaccatctctccctactatacctgctatcccacagtcacactcccttcccagagactattatcccactgttactataggcaccatctctccctactttacctgctatcccacagtcacactcccttcccagagactattatccactgttactataggcaccacctgtccttactatacctgctatcccacagtcacactcccttcccagagactattatccactgttactataggcaccatctctccctactatacctgctatcccaaagtcacactcccttcccagagactattatcccactgttactataggcaccatctctccctactatacctgctatcccacagtcacactcccttcccagagactattatccactgttactatagacaccatctctccctactatacctgctatcccacagtcacactcccttcccagagactattatccactgttaatataggcaccacctgtccttactatacctgctatcccacagtcacactcccttcccagagactattatcccactgttactataggcaccatctttccctactatacctgctatcccacagtcacactcccttcccagagactattatcccactgttactataggcaccatctttccctactatacctgctatcccacagtcactctcccttcccagagactattatcccactgttactataggcaccatctctccctactatacctgctatcccacagtcacactcccttcccagagactattatccactgttactataggcaccatctctccctactatacctgctatcccacagtcacactcccttcccagagactattatccactgttactataggcaccatctctccctactatacctgctatcccacagtcacactcccttcccagagactattatcccactgttactataggcaccatctctccctactatacctgctatcccacagtcacactcccttcccagagactattatccactgttactataggcaccatctctccctactatacctgctatcccacagtcacactcccttcccagagactattatccactgttactataggcaccatctctccctactatacctatgcATCATAAATAATGTTACTGTGCATAATACATTTAATATCTTACCATATTATGCTCACTAGAGagttatgtataatatattaatagtaagaTGCTCAATAATAAGTTTATTGATGAATGTTTTGCATTATTGAGGACAATGAGTCTGGAATGCTAGATAGAAATCACTGAAAATCCTTTGCTATGAATCCGCACAATATCTCAGTGTAATACTCGTGTACCCTATCCGACAGGAACACAGCACATAAATTAGTCAATTGCCAGAAGTCTCTTTCAATGTACAGCAGATACAAGCCAGCTTATCCACTTCTATATCTTTTTAGTGCCACAGACAGATCTACTGTAGCTGCAGCGGAACCTCTTGCCTCTTCTTTCTTCTATGTGACCTGTAACCTTTTAGCAGAAACCAATCAATCAAGCTGCTATCTGCCAATAGATGTCACATGGGGAATTCTTTCATATCTTCCATGGAGACATAAAGTATGGAAAagaagtttggattattccttttaccaaATTTGCAGCTAGAAAGGAACACTTATATCATGGTTATTAACATTTaactttctattttatgtgttgcatcatttacagaatattatAGTTCTAGAGAAACTCTGTAGCTGCAAAAGTCTCTCCACATGAATGAAATCAGcctctcccctttttttttttctacaagggTTCTGCCTAAAAGGCGTTTAAGGGTTTGGTTATCCCAAGGATTTAGTTAGAGGTAATGATTCAAATACGTAGAACAGTACTCAAATGACAAAGTGCAAATAAGTCTGAAAGTctgaaacagtcagaagaagaaggcaaataaataaaaaactataaaaaattgaaggccaattgaaatttgcttagaattagccattttataacatcctaaaagttaactgttCTGCCTTCATACACGTTCTCACAGTGTGCAATCCAACATTCAGCTTAACCATCCCTGTCTTCCAAATAAGCAGACTGTCTTGTAATCTAACTTGTTTATTGATAACAGGTTGTTTGACTGTAAGTGGTCAGTTGCAATTAGTAAACAGGAGCATCGACGTAGGTGTGCCGATGTATGTTCATGTGGTAAAACTATAAAGATACAAATGGTTTGTATAAGTATATAGCAAAAACATATGAATAACATATACAGCAGCATTCATTCTAAATCAGCATGTCTGAACATATTACATAGCACAAGCACATGTTGAAGATGGCTGACAACCTATAAGGCCGCATGACTGGCTATCTACTAGAGTAACAACTACTAAGTGCAGATTAGAACTATAAAAACATCACTAAAGAACAGACTATCCTGAGACTTGTATAATTCTTACCAGATATGCTGGCTGTGGGGTAGTGGAGATTTAAGAAGCAGGAATGCTAGGAGAGCTATGCAAATGTGCTGTAAACAGTATGGTGGCTCCCTTCTCCTTCCCAGAATGCACTAGccacccacaatgcactgtagtTGCATAATTAagaactttatttatacaaatgtaagAAACATAGGTTGCAGTGGATTTCTACTGCCGCTAGATGGCGCTGTTACGTAACTAGCTATACAGATTCTAGCTTGTTGAAGTAGTAATGATTCTTCAACCCTTGATGTGGGGCAGAACACTCCCCGTCTGGCGTCAACGGACGTCACTACTTGTCTTCTCAGGTGAAAACAACAACACGAGTGGCTGTTGGTCTGAGGAATAGTTTGCACTCGCCAAGCTTCCAGATTTTGACCTCGGCCTTACGTACATTCCCATCCTTGCTTGGAAACGTGTTGGTGATGAGGCCCAGTGGCCACTCGTTCCGATGTGATTGGTGGTTTTTCATGAGCACGACATCCCCAGGTCTGATGTTCGGCTTGTTAGTTTGCCACTTAATTCTTGACTGCAAGGTAGAGACATACTCTTTTCTCCATTTGTCCCAGAAGACATTAGAAAGACTTTGTACCTGCCTCCATTGACGTCTATACAGGTCTTTTTCAGTAAATTCTCCAGATGGAGCACTCAGGGTGCTGGTCCTCTGTGTGAGTAACATGGCGTTCTTGCAGTGATGCCAACCTTTACAAGGTTTCTGACTCACAGGTAATGTAGATGTGTAGGACTTAGCTATATGAATCAAGATGGCTATCGCACGGACCAGAGACATCCAGGTGGAGAACCTGCTGAAACGATGGGATTCGAGTTGACGATCAGAAGTCACTGTGTTAAGAACAGACACTTCGGGTCGGATCTCCTCATCTGCGTCTGGGTCTATCAATTCAAATGTGTCACATCCGATGTTGCAAGCCGTTGAACGGTACAGGAACGCAGGACCTGTGAACCATGTTGTGGCTTTCAGGTGGCAGGCTGCGACGGATCTGGTTGCGTAGTCTGCGGGATTATGTTGTGTAGGCACATAGTGCCACTGTTGAGGACTAGTGGATCTCCTGATCCTCAGCACTCGATTGGAGACATAGACATAAAAGCGTCTAATTTCGTTGCAGATATATCCTAGGACTACCTTGCTGTCCGTGTGGAATTCGACTTCTTCGATTTCTAGGCCCATTCCTGAAGTTATAAGTTCAGCCAACTCTACCGCAAGCACAGCAGCGCAGAGCTCCAGTCTGGGTATCGTGTGTTCACGGAGAGGTGTCAGTTTGGCCCGACTCATGACGAACCCTACATGGCATTGTTCTTTGGCATCAATGGTCTTCAGGTATGCTACAGCAGCAATTGCCTTGATTGAAGCATCGCAGAAGATATGTAGCTTTTGCATCTTGACTTCTGTAGATGGTATGGAAGCATAGGGTCGTGTCACATGAAGGCTGGTCAAAGCTTCAAGAGACTTTTTCCAACTTGTCCACaggtcctttttctctgtgggaAGCGGATCATCCCAATCGGACATCTCTGTGGTGAGGTCTCTTAACATAATTTTGCCTTGGATGGTGACAGGTGTTACAAATCCCAGAGGATCGTACAAGCTGTTTATTGTAGATAGAACTCCTCTGCGTGTGAAGGGCTTTTCTTCTTTGTTGATCTGGAAGGTAAAGGTGTCTGCCTTCAAATCCCAGAGCAAACCGAGACTCCGTTGCATGGGAAGGGAATCGGTGTCAAGATCCAAGTCCTTAAGGTCGCTTGCATGGTCTTGGTTTGAGAAGGCTTCCATTAACTCACGGCTGTTGGAGGCAATTTTGTGTAACCTCAGATTAGACAAAGCTAGCATCTCTTGAGTCCTTTTTAAGAGACTGATTGCCGACTCATTCGTGGGTGTGGATTTCAAGCAGTCGTCCACATAGAAATCTTTCTCTACAAAGGATCTGGCATCTGACCCATACTTCGCTTCACCCTCTTGAGCTGAAAGTCTGAGACCATAGATAGCGACTGCAGGTGAAGGGCTGTTTCCGAAGATGTGCACCCTCATTCGGTACTCTACGATGTCTTCGTTAGGGTCATTGTTGCGGTACCAGAAGAACCTCAAGTAATTTCTGTGTTCCTCCTTGACAAGGAAGCAGTGGAACATCTGTTGTATGTCGGCCATGAATGCTATGGAATCTTTACGGAAACGCAGAAGTACCTCTAGAAGTCGGTTGTTGAGGTCTGGACCAGACAGTAAGACATCGTTTAGTGATAAGCCTTTGCACCTGGCACTTGAGTCGAACACTACTCGTATCTGGCCTGGCTTTTTAGGATGATATACGCCGAATGTGGGTAAGTACCAACGCTCCTCTGAGTCTCGGAGCGCGGGTGCCATTTCTGCGTGGTTGTTCTGGAATATTCTTTCCATGAAGGTAAAGAAATGTTCTTTCATCTCTGGTGTCTTCTGAAGTTTGTGCTTGAGGGAGATAAATCTGTTATAGACAAGTTCTTTGTTGTCAGGTAAGCGTTGTCTCTGGGGTCTAAATGGTAAAGGCGCGACCCAGCTTTTTGAATTGTCCTTTGTCATTCCTTGATCCATGATCTCCAAGAACAGTCTGTCTTCTATGGACATTGCGACCTTGTTGTCTTCTCTTGACCTATGGAAAACTGTACACCCTAAGTGATCTCGTTCACCATCGCAGGCGTGGTCTTCGCTGGACGGATCCATGAAGGGACAAGGGACAGGATCTCTATGTGGCATTTCTTTTATCAGGAAACTGTTCTGACATGGTTGGAATAAGGAAGGACGTCTAGTTTCAAGTGTGTTGGTGAGCATGCTGTTGACAGAGATCGGCTTGTGTGCTCCTCCTAGACAGACGTCTCCTACGATGACCCACCCTAGGTCAAGTCTCTGGGCGTATGGAGCGTTTTGGGAACCGTTAATCTGTCCTCTAGCCTTGTGAACACGTAGTATGTCTCTTCCTAGGAGTAAGGCTATTGGTGCTTCTGGATCCAGTTCTGGTATCTGGTGAGCTATACGCTTCAGGTGGGGGTGGTATGCTGCTACTTCTGGTGTAGGTATCTCAGAACGGTTGTCAGGAATTTGGTTGCACTCCAGTATGGTTGGCAGTGACAAGCAGGTCTGCCCATCTATGGACTCTACCTTGTATCCCGTTGCCTTCCTCCCCGCCGTCTCCACTGTACCTGCACATGTCCTTAAGGAGTAGGGAGAACCGGGTCCTGTGATGTTGAAGGTGTCAAAAAAGGTGGATTTTGCTAAAGACCGGTTGCTTTGATCGTCTAAGATTGCGTATGCCTTGATCGCCTTATCTCTGTGACTGGCCGGGTAAACTCTGACAAGGCAGATTTTCGAGCAGGACTTTCCTCCTACCACTCCTTTACAGATCTCGGTACACTGAGAAGTGACTACTGTGTTGGTTTTGTCAGTGTCTATCTGCTTCTTTTCATGATCCTCTGTTTGGTGTACTGCCTGAGAGGGTGGCCCAGGGTGTAAAGCCATATTGTGTTCTGTACTACCACATTCTGAGCATGACACACTGACCTCACAGTTCCTGGCAAAGTGCGATGTTGTAGTGCAGCACCTGAAGCAGATGTTGTTGTCTTTGAGGAACTGTTTGCGGTCTTCTAAAGTCTTttctctgaaggctctgcattttagtaaagaatgTGGTTTCTTGTGCAGGGGGCATTCTTTGTTAAGATCTCTGTGTCCGTTCCCTTCTTGAGAAGACTTAGACGGCTTGTATGGAGAACCTGTGGAGGCAATGTTAGTT from Xenopus laevis strain J_2021 chromosome 1S, Xenopus_laevis_v10.1, whole genome shotgun sequence harbors:
- the LOC121399276 gene encoding uncharacterized protein LOC121399276 translates to MSVSRASSYKTRSRASCSSKSSIKEMAALARAEAEAAKVKSSFAAQEMQLKKERASLEKEQVDLQASLERLAAEKEAAAAIAKAEYLEALEFSGSEKHSRVLGPDLDEQEPAQRVSEYVHQHPKTEGNYEPGHQPAYKECQRSYLEPQYLRQDDMRPNDADNYRPMEQRLQPLPKIKGTPFASERHYTDCSKPEALKRHGNTPHVQHNSTPDCTNANWAIMDFAKFFAKRELVTKGLAKFTDQAENYRSWRASFQNAIRDLDLSHQEELDLLVKWLGSESVEHAKRIRDININYPDRGLKMVWERLDECYGSIEAIENALFKRIDNFPRIVGRGYQKLRELSDLLREVQVAQEEGDLPGLAFLDTARGVNPIVQKLPYNLQEKWVTHGSTYKRVHNVPFPPFKVFVNFVSEQARIRNDPSFDLTMSCPTTPDVRPHKTPVAVHKTNIASTGSPYKPSKSSQEGNGHRDLNKECPLHKKPHSLLKCRAFREKTLEDRKQFLKDNNICFRCCTTTSHFARNCEVSVSCSECGSTEHNMALHPGPPSQAVHQTEDHEKKQIDTDKTNTVVTSQCTEICKGVVGGKSCSKICLVRVYPASHRDKAIKAYAILDDQSNRSLAKSTFFDTFNITGPGSPYSLRTCAGTVETAGRKATGYKVESIDGQTCLSLPTILECNQIPDNRSEIPTPEVAAYHPHLKRIAHQIPELDPEAPIALLLGRDILRVHKARGQINGSQNAPYAQRLDLGWVIVGDVCLGGAHKPISVNSMLTNTLETRRPSLFQPCQNSFLIKEMPHRDPVPCPFMDPSSEDHACDGERDHLGCTVFHRSREDNKVAMSIEDRLFLEIMDQGMTKDNSKSWVAPLPFRPQRQRLPDNKELVYNRFISLKHKLQKTPEMKEHFFTFMERIFQNNHAEMAPALRDSEERWYLPTFGVYHPKKPGQIRVVFDSSARCKGLSLNDVLLSGPDLNNRLLEVLLRFRKDSIAFMADIQQMFHCFLVKEEHRNYLRFFWYRNNDPNEDIVEYRMRVHIFGNSPSPAVAIYGLRLSAQEGEAKYGSDARSFVEKDFYVDDCLKSTPTNESAISLLKRTQEMLALSNLRLHKIASNSRELMEAFSNQDHASDLKDLDLDTDSLPMQRSLGLLWDLKADTFTFQINKEEKPFTRRGVLSTINSLYDPLGFVTPVTIQGKIMLRDLTTEMSDWDDPLPTEKKDLWTSWKKSLEALTSLHVTRPYASIPSTEVKMQKLHIFCDASIKAIAAVAYLKTIDAKEQCHVGFVMSRAKLTPLREHTIPRLELCAAVLAVELAELITSGMGLEIEEVEFHTDSKVVLGYICNEIRRFYVYVSNRVLRIRRSTSPQQWHYVPTQHNPADYATRSVAACHLKATTWFTGPAFLYRSTACNIGCDTFELIDPDADEEIRPEVSVLNTVTSDRQLESHRFSRFSTWMSLVRAIAILIHIAKSYTSTLPVSQKPCKGWHHCKNAMLLTQRTSTLSAPSGEFTEKDLYRRQWRQVQSLSNVFWDKWRKEYVSTLQSRIKWQTNKPNIRPGDVVLMKNHQSHRNEWPLGLITNTFPSKDGNVRKAEVKIWKLGECKLFLRPTATRVVVFT